In the Brassica napus cultivar Da-Ae chromosome A7, Da-Ae, whole genome shotgun sequence genome, one interval contains:
- the LOC106354291 gene encoding thaumatin-like protein isoform X1 has protein sequence MRNEKLVHSLPVHLKSKEPPMASSISLFLLPLLLLLSHASEASTVIFYNKCTYTVWPGIQASSGQPLLAGGGFKLSPKRAYTLQLPSLWSGRFWGRHGCSFDRSGRGRCATGDCGGSLLCNGAGGVPPATLAEITLGHEQDFYDVSLVDGYNLAMSIMPVKGTGKCTYAGCISDLNRMCPVGLQVRSRDGKQVVACKSACSAFNSPRYCCTGSFGNPQTCRPTAYSKIFKVACPKAYSYAYDDPTSIATCTKANYVVTFCPHRGR, from the exons GTCCACTTGAAATCAAAAGAACCACCAATGGCCTCTTCAATATCCCTCTTCCTCCtccctctccttcttcttctctcacaCGCTTCAG AAGCTTCAACGGTAATATTCTACAACAAGTGCACATACACAGTCTGGCCTGGTATCCAAGCTAGCTCCGGTCAGCCGCTACTCGCCGGCGGCGGATTCAAACTATCTCCCAAAAGAGCCTACACTCTCCAACTTCCATCGCTTTGGTCTGGTCGGTTCTGGGGCCGCCACGGTTGCTCCTTCGATAGATCTGGTCGTGGTCGTTGCGCCACTGGAGACTGCGGTGGTTCTCTCCTCTGTAACGGAGCCGGCGGTGTACCTCCAGCCACTCTCGCAGAGATCACCCTCGGTCATGAGCAGGACTTTTATGATGTCAGCCTCGTTGATGG ATATAACTTAGCCATGTCGATAATGCCGGTGAAAGGTACAGGGAAGTGCACCTATGCAGGTTGCATTAGCGACTTGAACAGAATGTGTCCGGTTGGTCTACAAGTCCGTTCACGTGACGGGAAACAGGTAGTAGCCTGTAAAAGCGCATGCTCTGCCTTTAACTCACCTCGCTACTGTTGTACCGGCTCGTTCGGTAACCCACAGACGTGCAGGCCCACGGCTTACTCCAAGATCTTCAAAGTAGCTTGCCCTAAGGCCTACTCCTACGCTTACGATGACCCCACTAGCATTGCCACGTGTACCAAAGCTAACTACGTCGTCACTTTTTGCCCCCACCGTGGCCGTTGA
- the LOC106354291 gene encoding thaumatin-like protein isoform X2: MRNEKLVHSLPVHLKSKEPPMASSISLFLLPLLLLLSHASASTVIFYNKCTYTVWPGIQASSGQPLLAGGGFKLSPKRAYTLQLPSLWSGRFWGRHGCSFDRSGRGRCATGDCGGSLLCNGAGGVPPATLAEITLGHEQDFYDVSLVDGYNLAMSIMPVKGTGKCTYAGCISDLNRMCPVGLQVRSRDGKQVVACKSACSAFNSPRYCCTGSFGNPQTCRPTAYSKIFKVACPKAYSYAYDDPTSIATCTKANYVVTFCPHRGR; the protein is encoded by the exons GTCCACTTGAAATCAAAAGAACCACCAATGGCCTCTTCAATATCCCTCTTCCTCCtccctctccttcttcttctctcacaCGCTTCAG CTTCAACGGTAATATTCTACAACAAGTGCACATACACAGTCTGGCCTGGTATCCAAGCTAGCTCCGGTCAGCCGCTACTCGCCGGCGGCGGATTCAAACTATCTCCCAAAAGAGCCTACACTCTCCAACTTCCATCGCTTTGGTCTGGTCGGTTCTGGGGCCGCCACGGTTGCTCCTTCGATAGATCTGGTCGTGGTCGTTGCGCCACTGGAGACTGCGGTGGTTCTCTCCTCTGTAACGGAGCCGGCGGTGTACCTCCAGCCACTCTCGCAGAGATCACCCTCGGTCATGAGCAGGACTTTTATGATGTCAGCCTCGTTGATGG ATATAACTTAGCCATGTCGATAATGCCGGTGAAAGGTACAGGGAAGTGCACCTATGCAGGTTGCATTAGCGACTTGAACAGAATGTGTCCGGTTGGTCTACAAGTCCGTTCACGTGACGGGAAACAGGTAGTAGCCTGTAAAAGCGCATGCTCTGCCTTTAACTCACCTCGCTACTGTTGTACCGGCTCGTTCGGTAACCCACAGACGTGCAGGCCCACGGCTTACTCCAAGATCTTCAAAGTAGCTTGCCCTAAGGCCTACTCCTACGCTTACGATGACCCCACTAGCATTGCCACGTGTACCAAAGCTAACTACGTCGTCACTTTTTGCCCCCACCGTGGCCGTTGA